The Nitrospira sp. KM1 genome includes a window with the following:
- a CDS encoding VCBS repeat-containing protein, whose amino-acid sequence MRLRRDLQCLAVSCCSISLGVVFVLAIACSKQDPYVPPDPLYYFASYKVGKNPTTITPFDINLDGITDLVTTNIASNTLSILIGNGDGTFRDQVQLHVCQEPRSLATGSFNGDTYPDIALACSGGDQVAVMFGRPDGKFEEGPQYPVHRTPIAIASDDLNGDHIADLVVALRNDKIKVFIGLGNGEFKHGVQYEYGDTPTSVALSDLNADGVIDLVVTNGGPMSNAVSIWLGNGDGTFKTPTDYRSGKRPLGVSFGDFNNDQIRDLLVINGERDSFSTFLGNGNGTFQAGRDSGADAGPNFGLARDFNGDRRTDVAIVNLQSSDLSILFGRGDGTFEYPPRNYRTKPGPFAVATYRVTTKEVDEPGLAIADNGDGSVSIFLHRGLKSISPSKPPPSDGNG is encoded by the coding sequence GTGAGGCTGCGACGGGATCTTCAGTGTCTTGCCGTGTCTTGCTGCTCCATCTCTCTGGGAGTGGTGTTCGTTCTGGCGATCGCCTGTTCGAAGCAGGATCCATACGTGCCGCCAGACCCGTTGTATTACTTTGCCAGTTATAAAGTCGGAAAGAATCCGACCACAATCACCCCGTTCGACATCAACCTCGACGGGATCACAGATCTTGTCACGACTAATATCGCCAGCAATACGCTTTCTATCCTGATCGGCAACGGTGATGGAACATTCCGGGACCAGGTTCAATTGCACGTGTGTCAAGAGCCTCGCTCCCTAGCCACAGGGTCGTTCAATGGAGATACGTATCCGGATATTGCTTTGGCATGCTCCGGAGGTGACCAGGTTGCCGTGATGTTCGGCCGGCCAGATGGAAAATTTGAAGAAGGACCGCAATATCCCGTTCACCGTACGCCGATCGCAATTGCCAGCGACGATCTGAACGGGGACCATATTGCCGATCTCGTGGTGGCGCTTCGGAACGACAAAATCAAAGTGTTCATCGGTCTGGGCAATGGAGAATTCAAGCATGGGGTGCAATATGAATACGGAGATACTCCCACCTCCGTGGCCCTCTCCGATTTGAATGCGGACGGCGTGATCGATCTGGTCGTGACAAACGGCGGTCCCATGTCGAACGCCGTGTCCATCTGGTTGGGCAACGGAGACGGCACCTTCAAAACTCCTACCGACTATCGGTCCGGCAAAAGACCACTGGGAGTGAGCTTTGGGGATTTTAACAATGATCAGATCCGCGATCTGCTCGTAATCAATGGGGAGCGGGATAGTTTTTCGACGTTTCTGGGAAACGGGAACGGGACGTTCCAGGCTGGTCGTGATTCCGGAGCCGATGCCGGGCCGAACTTCGGACTCGCCAGGGATTTCAATGGCGATCGACGCACCGATGTGGCCATCGTGAACCTCCAGTCCAGCGACCTGTCAATCCTGTTTGGCCGCGGAGATGGGACGTTTGAATATCCGCCCAGGAATTACCGGACGAAACCCGGTCCTTTTGCCGTGGCGACATACCGCGTGACGACAAAGGAGGTCGACGAGCCTGGGCTTGCCATTGCGGACAACGGAGACGGGTCCGTGTCGATTTTTCTGCATCGCGGACTCAAATCCATTTCGCCATCGAAGCCGCCTCCTTCGGACGGCAATGGGTAA
- a CDS encoding D-alanyl-D-alanine carboxypeptidase family protein, with product MTFSKISKTRSPIIGKWCLVTMVLGALIAATPGEGYAKRTSGGSHRVQMVKSNNGSLPWRRAPAHSIFMKDLASGRVLYQHESEKRLSPASLTKIMSALVILEKGQLEDLVTVSPTASRAHKTHLRLKPGQVFRLDDLLKGMLIMSANDACLAAVEHVGGDEAQFVTLMNAKAEELGLRDTHFSNACGFDHPDHYSTAEDLARLSVIALGQPTFRQLVREERAIIVPVNGSRAYVLHNTNRLLGRIPGVEGVKTGFTSKAGRCLIAKVSQNGSELLLVILNSNRRWNTAVSLINYGLRTSDTIR from the coding sequence ATGACATTCTCTAAGATCTCGAAGACTCGATCCCCGATCATCGGAAAATGGTGCCTGGTGACAATGGTTCTTGGCGCCCTGATCGCTGCCACCCCGGGAGAAGGATATGCCAAGCGGACTTCGGGAGGGTCGCACCGGGTCCAGATGGTCAAGAGCAACAACGGCTCTTTACCCTGGAGACGCGCCCCGGCTCACAGCATTTTCATGAAGGATCTCGCGAGCGGGCGCGTGTTGTATCAGCATGAATCCGAAAAACGCCTGTCTCCCGCCAGTCTGACGAAGATCATGTCCGCTCTCGTCATCCTCGAGAAAGGACAATTGGAAGATCTGGTCACTGTGAGCCCCACCGCTTCGCGTGCCCATAAAACGCATCTGCGGCTTAAGCCGGGACAAGTATTCAGACTCGATGACCTCTTGAAGGGCATGCTGATCATGTCGGCCAACGACGCCTGTCTCGCGGCGGTCGAGCATGTGGGCGGCGATGAAGCTCAATTCGTCACGCTGATGAATGCGAAAGCCGAAGAATTGGGATTGCGCGATACACATTTCAGCAATGCCTGCGGCTTCGATCATCCCGATCACTATTCTACGGCAGAGGATCTCGCGCGGCTGAGCGTGATTGCCCTCGGTCAACCCACGTTCCGTCAACTCGTGCGGGAAGAACGAGCGATCATTGTGCCTGTGAACGGTAGCCGTGCATATGTGTTGCACAATACCAACCGGCTATTGGGTCGGATTCCTGGCGTCGAAGGAGTCAAGACAGGGTTTACGTCCAAAGCCGGACGTTGTCTCATTGCCAAAGTATCTCAGAACGGCAGCGAACTGCTGCTCGTTATTCTGAACTCAAACCGTCGCTGGAACACCGCCGTCAGCCTCATCAACTACGGGTTACGGACGTCCGATACCATCCGATAA
- a CDS encoding LysR substrate-binding domain-containing protein — MELRHLRYFLEVARAGNFTRAADSLHLSQPSLSVQIRALEDELGMKVFDRLGRSVLLTQAGALFKEHAERALREIEHGVQLVSDLHGARRGRLVVGTLATVNSYLIPPLVSHFKQRFPAIHLQVHSQPSADIVEGLIANRLDLGICLLPVSQAQLATIPLFDERLVLVGPPQHKVKPSRMRMREMAGLPLVLMPADYCLRRMIEGECGKARITTQVVLEMTSPEGILEAVAEGAGFTILPELYVRHRSSHKALRVIDLYDPIPSHAVGLVHRVRRHQHLAAREFGLLCRSTMNSLLAVRSSRAARDRVGDPSGR, encoded by the coding sequence ATGGAACTACGCCATCTTCGATACTTTTTGGAGGTTGCGCGGGCGGGAAATTTCACTCGGGCGGCGGACTCACTGCACCTCTCTCAGCCGTCGTTATCGGTCCAGATACGCGCGCTCGAAGATGAGCTGGGCATGAAGGTGTTCGACCGGCTCGGCCGCTCGGTGCTCTTAACGCAGGCGGGCGCACTATTCAAGGAGCACGCCGAACGGGCGCTCAGGGAAATCGAGCATGGCGTGCAGCTCGTCAGCGACCTGCATGGAGCCCGGCGTGGCCGTCTGGTCGTCGGCACGCTTGCGACGGTCAATTCCTATCTGATTCCCCCGCTGGTCTCTCATTTTAAGCAACGATTTCCCGCGATCCACCTGCAAGTCCATTCTCAGCCCTCGGCTGACATTGTCGAAGGGCTTATCGCGAACCGCCTTGATCTCGGGATCTGCCTGTTGCCGGTGTCCCAGGCTCAGCTTGCGACTATTCCACTGTTTGACGAACGGTTGGTGCTTGTCGGCCCGCCTCAGCACAAAGTGAAGCCGTCGCGTATGCGCATGCGGGAGATGGCAGGTCTTCCACTGGTCTTAATGCCCGCCGATTATTGTTTGCGAAGGATGATCGAGGGCGAATGTGGAAAAGCGCGCATCACGACACAGGTGGTGCTGGAGATGACGTCACCGGAGGGCATACTTGAAGCGGTAGCCGAGGGAGCAGGCTTTACCATTCTTCCCGAGTTGTATGTCCGCCATCGGTCCTCGCACAAAGCGCTTCGGGTGATCGATCTTTACGACCCCATTCCTTCACATGCCGTCGGTTTGGTCCACCGAGTCCGCCGTCATCAACATCTTGCGGCAAGGGAATTCGGTTTACTGTGCCGGTCCACGATGAATAGTTTGCTCGCAGTGAGGTCCTCGCGGGCCGCTCGAGACAGGGTCGGCGACCCATCCGGGCGTTGA
- a CDS encoding group 1 truncated hemoglobin: MSKLCGLGVVAIVLAGAVTAYAEAQPAGKSLYERLGGKPAITSVVNQFVSNVAADARISGRFATTDIPQLKAHLVDQICSAAGGPCSYKGRDMKTTHAGMRIANADFAALVEDLTGALTQHKVPQREQQELLGLLGPMKKDIVEVP; this comes from the coding sequence ATGAGCAAACTGTGTGGGTTGGGGGTCGTGGCAATCGTGCTGGCGGGGGCAGTGACTGCGTATGCGGAAGCTCAGCCGGCAGGGAAATCACTGTATGAACGGTTGGGAGGAAAACCGGCCATCACCTCGGTGGTCAATCAATTCGTCAGCAATGTTGCGGCGGACGCGAGGATCAGCGGTAGATTCGCGACGACCGACATTCCTCAATTAAAGGCTCATCTCGTGGATCAAATTTGCTCGGCCGCAGGTGGACCCTGTTCATACAAAGGTCGTGATATGAAGACGACGCATGCCGGCATGCGCATTGCGAACGCTGACTTTGCGGCATTAGTCGAAGATCTCACCGGCGCCCTCACCCAGCATAAGGTGCCGCAGCGTGAACAACAGGAACTGCTCGGGCTGCTCGGGCCCATGAAAAAGGATATCGTCGAAGTTCCGTAG
- a CDS encoding DUF2065 family protein, whose product MKLYALASLAFLWLADGAALLIAPRLIVSRLRDMPAGSSPIRWELLSVLGGTMLLISASDLAYHGLWIAVGLLMIAGGGVFWFAPARWRHTLLDWCLDREDLDYRFWGLGQCALALLLLHAIGWIGRL is encoded by the coding sequence ATGAAACTCTATGCATTGGCCTCTCTGGCGTTTCTCTGGCTCGCAGATGGAGCCGCCCTTCTCATCGCGCCACGTCTGATCGTGAGCCGCCTTCGCGACATGCCGGCCGGCTCTTCGCCCATCCGTTGGGAACTCCTCTCCGTCCTTGGAGGCACGATGCTCCTCATATCGGCATCGGACCTCGCTTATCACGGACTGTGGATTGCCGTGGGTCTGCTGATGATCGCGGGAGGAGGTGTCTTTTGGTTCGCTCCCGCTCGATGGCGGCATACATTGTTGGATTGGTGTCTGGACCGCGAGGATCTGGATTATCGCTTTTGGGGCCTGGGTCAATGCGCGCTTGCACTGCTTCTCCTGCATGCGATAGGGTGGATTGGAAGATTGTAA
- a CDS encoding Glu/Leu/Phe/Val dehydrogenase, with protein sequence MAQLPSRELDTPTFRLAMSQFDEAASLMALDPDLRERLKFPQRSLAVSVPVRMDDGHVEVFTGYRVQHDSSRGPSKGGIRFHPDVNLGEVAALAMWMTWKCALADLPYGGAKGGVAVAPKRLSRGELQRLTRRYAAEIFPLIGPDKDVPAPDVGTDAQVMAWIMDTYSQQVGFSVPGVVTGKPLSIGGSLGREEATGRGVVYVTLEALRHLNLDIRNTTVAIQGFGNVGSHTARIMHECGARIVAVSDVNGGIYNPKGIDIPTLLAGYKDAGRSLAAMNLGEALSNDELLQLDCTVLIPAALSEQITERNATRLKCRILSEGANGPTTLEADRIIQDMGIFVIPDILANSGGVIVSYFEWVQDAQRFFWKASDIQNRLRDLMTSAFARTMEFAALKRTSMRMAALMSGIDKVAQAHSHRGLYP encoded by the coding sequence ATGGCTCAACTCCCGTCGCGAGAACTTGATACTCCAACGTTTCGATTGGCAATGTCTCAATTCGATGAGGCGGCTTCGCTGATGGCGCTGGATCCCGACCTGCGCGAACGGTTGAAATTTCCTCAACGATCGCTCGCCGTCAGCGTTCCCGTTCGAATGGATGACGGCCATGTGGAGGTGTTCACGGGATATCGCGTTCAGCATGACTCCTCTCGCGGTCCTTCCAAAGGAGGAATCCGGTTCCACCCCGATGTCAATCTCGGTGAGGTCGCGGCGCTCGCCATGTGGATGACCTGGAAATGTGCCTTAGCCGATCTGCCGTACGGAGGAGCAAAGGGTGGTGTTGCGGTTGCGCCCAAACGGTTATCACGCGGGGAATTGCAGCGGCTGACACGGCGCTATGCCGCGGAGATTTTCCCTTTGATCGGCCCAGACAAAGACGTTCCGGCACCGGATGTCGGAACGGATGCGCAGGTTATGGCCTGGATCATGGATACGTACAGCCAGCAAGTCGGATTCTCCGTGCCCGGAGTGGTAACGGGCAAACCGCTTTCGATCGGAGGCAGCCTCGGACGTGAGGAGGCAACGGGGCGCGGGGTCGTGTACGTCACGCTCGAAGCGCTACGACATTTGAATCTCGACATCCGAAATACAACGGTAGCCATTCAGGGATTCGGGAACGTGGGTTCTCATACCGCCAGAATCATGCACGAGTGTGGGGCGCGCATCGTGGCGGTCAGCGATGTGAATGGCGGCATCTACAATCCCAAGGGCATCGACATACCCACACTGCTAGCGGGTTACAAAGATGCTGGACGCTCTCTGGCCGCCATGAATCTAGGGGAGGCCCTTTCAAACGATGAGCTGCTTCAACTCGACTGTACGGTGCTCATTCCGGCAGCCCTCTCAGAACAGATCACCGAACGGAATGCGACCCGACTGAAGTGCCGCATCCTTTCCGAAGGCGCCAATGGTCCGACCACGTTGGAGGCGGATCGAATCATTCAGGACATGGGGATCTTCGTCATTCCGGATATCCTGGCCAATTCAGGAGGCGTGATTGTGTCCTATTTCGAGTGGGTGCAGGATGCTCAACGTTTCTTTTGGAAAGCTTCGGATATTCAGAACAGGCTACGCGACTTGATGACCTCTGCATTCGCTCGCACCATGGAATTTGCGGCTCTCAAACGAACCTCCATGCGTATGGCGGCACTCATGAGCGGAATCGATAAGGTCGCCCAGGCGCATTCCCATCGCGGCCTGTACCCCTGA
- the lipB gene encoding lipoyl(octanoyl) transferase LipB: MTRHNGGAAHLRQQADLYQFLLPISFHRGWTLQQRLHQDRVEGRRRDALLLLQHEPVYTIGRRTSPAHLPGGEIELLRKGATVEYVSRGGSITFHGPGQLVGYPIFLLSDYAPGPRKYVWLLEETVIRTLSLWDIPAYRIHRQPGVFVRGSEGDAKIASIGIRVERGVTLHGFSLNLDLDLGWFSCIIPCGLSGCGTASIASLSAMPVSFSNVAHQVSGIFGQLFGLSWTVQVETNDIATGPGPCPAPVFTEDL; this comes from the coding sequence GTGACGCGACACAATGGTGGGGCCGCTCATCTTAGGCAACAGGCCGATCTGTATCAGTTTCTGCTTCCGATAAGCTTCCATCGCGGCTGGACACTCCAGCAACGCCTGCATCAGGATCGCGTTGAGGGCCGGCGCCGCGACGCACTGCTACTTCTGCAACACGAGCCCGTCTATACCATAGGACGACGGACTTCGCCGGCGCACCTGCCTGGCGGGGAAATCGAATTGTTGCGCAAGGGTGCGACCGTCGAATACGTGAGCCGGGGAGGCTCGATCACATTCCATGGTCCGGGACAATTGGTCGGATATCCCATTTTTCTGTTGTCGGATTATGCCCCGGGACCGAGGAAGTATGTCTGGCTGCTTGAGGAGACGGTGATACGGACCTTATCCCTGTGGGATATCCCAGCGTATCGCATACATCGCCAGCCGGGCGTCTTTGTTCGTGGATCCGAAGGGGATGCAAAGATCGCTTCAATTGGCATACGTGTGGAGCGGGGTGTGACGTTGCACGGATTTTCGCTGAATCTCGATCTTGACCTCGGTTGGTTCTCCTGTATTATTCCCTGCGGACTCTCCGGATGCGGCACGGCTTCCATCGCATCGCTCAGTGCAATGCCGGTCTCATTCTCGAACGTCGCGCACCAGGTTTCCGGGATATTCGGCCAACTCTTCGGTCTGAGCTGGACTGTGCAGGTTGAAACAAACGACATAGCCACCGGACCCGGACCATGCCCGGCGCCGGTCTTTACCGAGGATCTCTAA
- a CDS encoding S1C family serine protease, producing the protein MNFSLISRPNRSILCLAFLISFGGSVSAFADPGPIVSAAADKSLSVPAVVNKVRPSVVTILTRGMPAAPSQNQSGSGSGVIIDQTGYILTNNHLVAGVKSIVVGLSTGRLTPGRVVARDFLLDLALVRINAQDLVPATLSPSPALEIGESVVAIGNPLALKGGSTVTVGVVSALDRSVLTPDGETLYDLIQTDAAINPGNSGGPLVDLSGRVVGINVAIAPSAQAISYAISMDAVYPHIESMIVRGSIYRPDLGFTPLTVSPSLMASLGLEGDRGVLALKVDTTQAAGMGGLQEGDVITAVDQHQIYNMGDFWHALLRNGDQSAVQLTLQRKNGQLTIHLPKPSQPRTSP; encoded by the coding sequence ATGAATTTCTCGCTCATTTCTCGTCCTAATCGATCAATCCTTTGTCTTGCGTTCTTGATCTCCTTCGGAGGATCCGTTTCTGCCTTTGCAGATCCAGGGCCGATCGTTTCAGCCGCAGCCGACAAGTCCCTTTCGGTGCCGGCCGTCGTCAACAAAGTTCGCCCTTCCGTCGTCACCATTCTCACCCGCGGGATGCCCGCCGCTCCGTCTCAAAACCAATCAGGGTCAGGATCGGGGGTCATCATCGATCAGACCGGATATATTCTGACCAACAATCATTTGGTCGCCGGTGTGAAAAGCATCGTCGTCGGTCTTTCCACGGGACGGCTTACCCCCGGGCGAGTCGTCGCGCGGGACTTTCTTCTGGATCTCGCGCTGGTCAGGATCAACGCGCAAGATCTGGTTCCCGCAACGCTCAGCCCCTCGCCTGCATTGGAAATCGGTGAGTCCGTAGTGGCAATCGGTAATCCTCTCGCCTTGAAGGGAGGATCGACCGTCACGGTTGGCGTCGTGAGCGCCCTCGACCGGTCCGTGCTGACACCTGATGGAGAGACCCTCTACGATCTGATCCAAACGGACGCGGCCATCAATCCCGGTAACAGCGGCGGCCCTTTGGTCGATTTGTCCGGTCGTGTGGTCGGTATCAACGTAGCCATCGCCCCCTCTGCTCAAGCTATCAGCTACGCGATTTCAATGGACGCCGTCTATCCGCACATCGAGTCGATGATTGTGAGAGGCTCGATTTATCGGCCTGACTTGGGCTTTACTCCTCTTACCGTCTCCCCAAGCCTCATGGCCAGCCTTGGGCTTGAAGGTGACCGTGGAGTGTTGGCCCTTAAGGTCGATACGACGCAGGCTGCCGGTATGGGCGGACTGCAGGAAGGCGATGTGATCACCGCGGTTGACCAACACCAAATTTACAATATGGGAGATTTTTGGCATGCGCTGCTCCGGAACGGAGACCAGAGCGCCGTCCAACTCACGCTTCAACGGAAGAATGGACAATTGACGATACACCTCCCGAAGCCAAGCCAGCCGAGAACCTCGCCGTGA
- a CDS encoding RNA polymerase sigma factor RpoD/SigA — translation MKDDLFPVDESETKPSMMKDMDADRPEDSDLLDMIGKDSSEEVQLEETVRVKKQAAASGPFLLESLYFRSFGERPLLTREEETELAKRIDQGSRLVRSAVHQLLKVLSKIKRSEVVAESQRTLQEIRRLSGLSASVLDKVETSVSGVLISGVGTGKSAGRLSKQLKEHLAAIRDARKILESAKDELVRCNLRLVVDVAKHYTRRGLTLLDLVQEGNIGLMKAAERYQYRKGFKFSTYATWWIRQGITRALADQARTIRIPVHQTEASHRILRVTRRLGQQLGRPARLEEIASVLRMRPERLHETVQAFQEPVALEHPVGDGSTEFGELLPDLQAVPPDAHVHRTEMANQLDRILSTLTPREQTVIRLRFGIGHDQPSTLEQVGQNLSVTRERIRQIEAKALKKLKTPAIKEMFAAIQ, via the coding sequence ATGAAGGACGACTTGTTCCCCGTCGACGAATCGGAAACGAAACCATCGATGATGAAGGATATGGATGCAGACCGTCCTGAAGATAGCGACCTTCTGGACATGATCGGTAAAGATTCATCTGAAGAAGTCCAACTGGAAGAGACCGTCAGAGTGAAGAAGCAGGCGGCGGCTTCCGGTCCATTTCTCCTGGAATCCTTGTACTTCCGCTCATTCGGCGAACGACCCCTGTTGACGCGTGAAGAAGAAACTGAACTGGCAAAGCGAATCGATCAGGGATCGCGGCTTGTTCGGAGCGCCGTGCATCAGTTGCTCAAAGTATTATCGAAGATTAAACGAAGCGAGGTCGTTGCGGAGAGCCAGCGCACGTTACAGGAAATCCGTCGTCTCAGCGGTCTCTCGGCCAGCGTGCTCGATAAAGTCGAGACAAGCGTGTCTGGCGTGCTAATTTCCGGGGTCGGCACAGGCAAATCGGCTGGTCGCCTCTCCAAGCAATTGAAGGAACATCTCGCGGCGATTCGCGATGCCAGAAAGATCCTCGAATCGGCAAAGGATGAATTGGTGCGATGCAACCTTCGGCTCGTCGTAGATGTCGCGAAACATTATACGAGGCGGGGGCTGACCCTGTTGGATTTGGTTCAGGAAGGCAACATCGGATTGATGAAGGCCGCTGAACGCTATCAATACCGCAAAGGGTTCAAGTTCAGCACTTATGCAACCTGGTGGATCAGGCAAGGAATCACTCGGGCGCTCGCGGATCAGGCGAGGACGATCAGGATACCCGTTCACCAGACCGAAGCGTCACATCGCATTCTTCGGGTAACCCGGCGGCTGGGACAGCAGCTTGGGCGTCCGGCGCGGCTGGAAGAGATCGCCAGTGTGTTGAGAATGAGGCCGGAACGGCTGCATGAAACCGTGCAGGCGTTTCAGGAACCGGTGGCTCTGGAACATCCGGTCGGTGACGGCTCGACCGAGTTTGGGGAGCTCCTCCCGGACTTGCAGGCGGTTCCACCTGACGCTCATGTTCATCGCACGGAAATGGCGAATCAACTGGATCGCATTTTGAGTACGTTAACGCCGCGTGAGCAGACGGTCATCAGACTTCGGTTCGGCATCGGGCATGACCAACCATCCACGCTGGAGCAGGTAGGCCAGAATCTATCGGTCACCAGGGAACGCATTAGACAGATCGAGGCCAAGGCGCTCAAGAAATTGAAAACTCCGGCCATCAAGGAAATGTTTGCTGCAATTCAATGA